CGAGCGCGACGACGCCCTGCGCTGGCTCGAGCAATTGGGCAACCCGTACCTGCTGGTGGTCGCCGACCTCGACGGGCGCACCGCCATCGACTTCGGCATTGCGGCGGCGCCGGAAACCTTCCTGGTCGACGGGCGCGGCGTGGTGCGCTGGAAGTACAGCGGCATGCTCACCCAGTCCATCATCGACACCCAGCTGATTCCGGCATTGAGCCGGATCGAACGCTCGCCCAGCGCCGCCCCGGACCTGCACGCCAAGCCATGAGCCGCGCCTGGCTGCTGACGCTGCTGCTGCTCCCCTGGCTGGCCGTGGCCCAGCCGGTGGGCGATCACGCGCCGCCGCATTACCGTTCCGCCGCCGAGGAGGCGCGCTTCCACGCGCTGACCGCCGAGCTGCGTTGCGTGCAATGCCAGAACCAGTCGCTGGCCGATTCCAACGCGCAGATTGCGCAGGACCTGCGCCGCGAAGTGCTGGCGCTGATGCAGCAGGGCCGCAGCGATGCGCAGATCCGGCAGTTCCTGGTCGCGCGCTATGGCGAGTTCGTGCTGTACCGGCCGCAGGTGGAATCGCGCACCTGGTTGCTGTGGTTTGGCCCGTTGCTGGTCCTGCTGGTGGGCGGCACGGCAGTGGTCATGGTGGTACGCCGCCGCAGCGCTGCCGCGCCCGCGCTGCCGCCCGACGAGCAGGAGTGGTGATGGTCGGTTTCGTGATTGCGGTGGTAGCCGTTGCACTGCTGGCCTCTGGCGTGGCGTTGCGGCCACTGTGGCGGCAGACGCGCGGGCTGGCCGCCAGCGTGGCGGCGCTGCTGCTGGCCGCCAGTGCAGCGCTGTACTGGTTGGTGGGCACGCCGGGCGCAATCGAGCTGGCCGCCAACCGCCCGGACACGCCACGCACGCTGGATGAGGCCATCGTGCAGCTGCGCGCCGCGCTGGCGCGCAATCCCGAGCAGGCCGAAGGCTGGGTGCTGCTGGGACGTTCGCTGTCCAGCCAGCAGAAATTCGTCGACGCCCGCGACGCCTTTGCGCGCGCGGTGGCGCTGCGACCGGATGAACCGGACGTGCTGGTGGCGGCCGCGCAGGCGCGCATGCTTGCCGACGACAGCGGCCGCCCGGATCCGCAGGCGATGCGCCTGCTCGAGCATGCGCTCAGCGTGCAGCCGGACCACCAGCGCGCACGCTGGTTCCTGGGCGTGGTGCAGCGCCAGGCCGGCCAGCCGGCCAAGGCCAGCGCCACCTGGGAGCCATTGCTGCAGGTGGTCGACGCCAGCACCCGCCCTGGCCTGCTCGAGCAGATCAACGCCGCACGCGGGGAAGCCGGGCTGGCAGCGTTGCCGGCAGCCGAGAGCGGCGCCGATACGGCGGCCGGCAAACGCATCAGCGTGCGCATTGCGCTGGATGCGGAATTCGCCAAACGCGCCGCGCTGCCCGGCGACACCAGCGTATTCGTGATCGCCCGCGCGGCCGACTCCCCGATGCCGGTGGCAGTGGAAAAACATGCCCTCAGCGAGTTGCCGCTGACGGTCACCCTGGACG
The window above is part of the Xanthomonas campestris pv. badrii genome. Proteins encoded here:
- a CDS encoding tetratricopeptide repeat protein yields the protein MVGFVIAVVAVALLASGVALRPLWRQTRGLAASVAALLLAASAALYWLVGTPGAIELAANRPDTPRTLDEAIVQLRAALARNPEQAEGWVLLGRSLSSQQKFVDARDAFARAVALRPDEPDVLVAAAQARMLADDSGRPDPQAMRLLEHALSVQPDHQRARWFLGVVQRQAGQPAKASATWEPLLQVVDASTRPGLLEQINAARGEAGLAALPAAESGADTAAGKRISVRIALDAEFAKRAALPGDTSVFVIARAADSPMPVAVEKHALSELPLTVTLDDGDSPMPTRALSSLDNVQVLARLSRSGNAMRQADDVESTPITVQLPANAPVELVIGR
- a CDS encoding cytochrome c-type biogenesis protein produces the protein MSRAWLLTLLLLPWLAVAQPVGDHAPPHYRSAAEEARFHALTAELRCVQCQNQSLADSNAQIAQDLRREVLALMQQGRSDAQIRQFLVARYGEFVLYRPQVESRTWLLWFGPLLVLLVGGTAVVMVVRRRSAAAPALPPDEQEW